In Euphorbia lathyris chromosome 2, ddEupLath1.1, whole genome shotgun sequence, the sequence TGATTTTTTAAGGCTTTTTAAAGAGTCCACTCAGCGAATGGGATGCATGTGATGCCTTTTCTTAAAGAGCCCACTTGGCGAGTGGGAATAGCTACATGCTGAGTGAGATCTATTTCTCACACAAAGGCCTCCTCTTTGGCTCCTGTGTATTGCTTCTTTGATTCGGCTTCTTCCACCATTTATCTCTTCTCATCTAGTCGACTAGATGCCGACATCCAGAGGAACTCAGCaaatatgtaattttttataaCCCCTTTCTCTTCTTAGAAGTTGCCTTTTTTGGTTTCTTGCAATATGTAATAGATTGAGGTTCACTGGTAGTACCTAGCAAGCATTCTAAGCAAGCTATACCTGCTGTCTCcactatttcttcttctatccCATAATTATTTTCTATTTCTGAATGCTTGTGAAAATTATTATGTAATGATGGCTTGTTTTTCAATTATAGCATTGTGAAGGAACGCAAGGATTATCCTTGGCTAATGCAACGTGTCTCTAGACATTTCTATTCAGAGTATGTTTATGATGATACAAACTTAGATAAGCCAATGGTAAGGTTGCGTCATCGAAATCACTTTGGCGATATTTTGCTCATAGTGATCAAGGGAAGCATGTTTTGATCTCCCACGACGATTCTGATGGTAAAAAGGCACACATCCGAAGCAACAAAGTTTCCGTAAGTGACTGACTATACTTATAGAAACAGATCTGTGGACACTACTTATAATGGCAATCATTTTGATTAAATGTTTCATTTGAACATTGGCCTTGCTCTTGAATGtctaatatatacatttaattGGTTTTAGCTGGACAATGATGCTGATGTGATGGAAGATCCCCTAGATAGCATTTTTGGATGGAGTGCAACCGAAAAAGAAATCCATCAATCTTTGGAGTCTGCCCCGACGGCGGCTAGAGCACATAAGCATATCCACAGAAGATCTCAGCGTAGGCGTCGGAGGATGCATCATGAATCTGTTGGAATGAAACAGGCACAGCTGTAGAAAACAAGAAAGGAGAGCTGTTGCACTTGCGCATATATGAAAGGCAAACCTTGGTTCATTTTATTGCATTACATGTGTTGCCATCAAAGTAGAATGTTAAAATTCTCTAGGCATTATTTTATCCCCCTTTCCACAGAAAATGTCTATATGCACCCCTTTTGAGCTGCCTGAATTGTGCATGAAATGTGAGGTTAGGTTACCTTGGAAATTCATAGTGTTGTttaagatgaggaagaaaagcAACCCTGCAGGCATCAGAAAAGCTTTGGCAGCTTGGTGCTGAAACTGAAAGATGCATGATACTCTTAAAGGTCTATGGTAATgtgtcttttttttcttcttttttccatTTGGTCCTTTTTGACCAATTTCGGATTAAATGAATAGTTTATAGGCGGCTTAGTACATTACGACCTTGAACTTCGCCCGAAAATATTGATTAGTCTCTAAACTTACAAAGTACTCATTAGTTTCTAGaaattgtttaaagtgatattatGAAAATAAGAGACGATTTAGACAAATTGTAATATATTtcactttaagcaaattcaaGGTGAATAGCTCActgtaagcaagtttagggggtcgATGGattactttaaacaaatttaggtGGTTGATAGGTAATTTTAAGCAAATTAGAGTGCTAATGAGATATTTTGTAAGTTCACGGTCAATTGATTTTTTCAACAAAGTTCAAGAGGCttctaatgtattaagcctttattggCAAAAAGAGTGGATTGAGTATCTCACCTTTCATTTTAAGCTTTTGAGAAGTCAGCTAACAAAGTGTTGTTCATTTCATCATTTGTGTTTGCATTTTTAACGTTTCCAAAGCATTTTTTTCATATGCATGATTTGGCTATATATAAACTATAAAAACTTTGAATTTCTAAAACTACAATTTTAGGTTAAGATGAAATGAGTattgcatttttaattaaattagatcTCAATGTCCGACTAATTTGACAAGCAATATTTTAATATGATAAAATTAAGAATTATCAATAGCCTAAtatgttaaataaaataaaatgagggtTTAATTCACCAAATCTAAATGATTAGAGACCTCAAAATGCTACTCCAACCGTTCcattatataaatcattttagggattcaatttttttttccaaaatatatgTCGTTTACTCCTTTCTGtagctttttttttcatttgttatCCTTCTCTTTATTCTTTCAATACTGCAATTACTCTTTCACCATTAATTACTCCAAGTCAGTTTCCAAGGTTAATTAAGTGAGATGATGCAACTGGCCAATGTTTATCAACCTGATTCTTCATATATACAAGGGAAAATAATTCATACGTTTGGGAAGAGAATGAAGAGAATAAAGGATTGAAAAGAATCCAGATGacaatttttaggaaaataatgaagaaattAGAATGTTATGGTCGAATCAACACTGATCACCAATATTATGCGGAGGAACCTGTTATCTCAAGCTTTTTATCAGATAATTGTTCTTTTGATATTTCAATTCATGGGCGAATCAATCTTACCAAAAGGTAAATGTATATGAATGTGTTATTGAAAAAGGGTGAGTTATATTTATAGAGTAATAAAATAAGTGTGAGTTACCTCTTCTCAATTCTGGTTACTAAACCATAATCATTCTGCATATTCCCGGGATTTAATCCTATGAATGTATAGTCACTATTTCTATTGATGGGAGCAGTGAATACTTAAAAAAGGCTTTTTGTGTCAGTCCGCAGACTGTACATAATTGACACCGATAGTAATGCGgtttcaaaatataaaaatttggaATAAGGTTCAAATTTGCTCCCAACGTTTTTGGGGAATTGCAGATTtaccctaacgtttaaaattgtgtaattttatttctaacgttGCTAAACAAGTTCACTTTTACTTCTGCACAATAAATTTTTCGAACTGACTGATTTGATAGTTATTCAATTATCAATCTCTAAACAAGTATGTCGATGAAATAAAACGGTTATGTGTATTTTAACGAGTTGTCTATACATGTTTTAATAacatataagaattttatgcAGTTTTTTGTGATTAATTGTATCTGTGTGACTTAAATATTGTAATTTCCACAGGTTGTTTGAACTATGTGGGTaacaaaaatcaatattttagacataattggtATTTGAAAGGTCTAATATGATAACTAAGTAACAagttaaataacaataaaaacagtatatttaaattttatgttaggtaagtgtaaaattgatcttatttcacaacgttaagggtaaatttaCACTTCTCCAAAAAAGTTAGGACAaatttacaccttatccctaatttttcttttaaaaaattgGTAATTTAGAAACCGGTAGGATTTCTACCGGTTTTCTTACAAATTGAAACCGGTAGAGATCATACCAATTTCGTCCAAAAGCCTCATAGTAGATAATATGTTAAACCCAAACCTTTATGAGAATTTCTCAAATAGGGcaaaatccataaaaaaaaaaataattctatTGAAAAGTCATAcataaattttttgataatgaCACATCATTATTATAAAAGAATAAGTTTGATGTTTACCACGCTTCAATCACAATGTAAATGTGTTCATTCACTATTAGatctaaatttattaaaattttaaagtgcatgtctaaatttaataaaaccAGATCTAAAGATTAATTATCAAATACTACTTAGCCATTCAGGTTTACGTGGCAAAACCCTTTAATTCACACTATCTTATATCTGAAGGCTAAATCCAATCACTAACAAGGGGTTCACTTAtttatctcaaaaaaaaaaaatattaaacttatctAAACCGGAATTGAAAGTTGATAATATGAAAGTCTGAACCGGCCCAGGTGACCAACAGGTCTAGGCTCAAAACACTTTCAAGTTGCGACCTTTTTTAATCcaaaacaagaaaatcaaatcaacTGGCTGTAGCTGCAATTTCcgaaagaaaattgagatcaaACAAACAATTGGGAGCAAATGTCTGCAGCTGTACTCGAGCTCATACAATTAGTCAAAACCCGGGAGGtactttcttctccttctttctACTTCTTCTTGAAATGCCGTTTCAACTCTATTGTGTCACCGACATGCGTATTCTTAGGTGTTTTATTCGGTGAAGTATTAGGTAACAGCTCCTATAATCCCAAATTTCGATaacttttccttttcttttagaTTGTTATAGTGATAGAATTGACAACAATTTTGTTAATTCCCATTCTACTGCCCAAAAATGATGCTgcattttttgtgattttctttgaaaaccTAATTTCAATATAAGAATGCACAAGAAAAAGTTGTCATGTTTTCTGAAAGTGAAAGTAGAAACTTGTAGCCTAATCTTCTTATTTTTGGCTTTGAACTCCTAGGTGAAACTAACGCCTCAAGAAGCAAATGTAATTGCAGCCTGCGAATCCAAGGCTATAAGGGATTATGCTACTAGCTTTCTTGTTAGCTTCACTGTATTACCAGGTGTGTTTCTCAATTGTTGGCTCGCTCATGTTCTAGAGATAAATAATGGAAATATTGTAGCAATAAATGATTGAGCATTTTGAAACTTAAAGATTTGTATTTGATCTCGTTTCCACAAAATTATGATTGCTTATAGGgaaaatgatttttttgtacCTCGAATGTAAAAATGTTCATTTTTCCTTATCAGTAACTTTAGCTAAAAGGCTGGGAAAAAAAGTAGCGAAAGGCAACAGAGAGAATTTCCGATCTTTTTTGGACCTATGATCAGAATCTATAATGTATATTCTCTTTATGCTTTTCATGATTTttgtattctttattctttgttGTTGTAGATCTTATTGCAGTCAGCAGTTATACAGTATTATAGTTATTATATCATAgatgtttttttctttctcattgcTGTTGCTTTTGTTTCCAATGCATATCAATTATCAACATTTTGAACAATTTTTCAGTTGTTCTTAAAGCTACATGGAAGATGGGTTTATTTAGTACATTCTGCCTTTCAGGAGGTAAATCTCTTATTATGGTTTTCGCGCATTTACATATCCTTTGTGCTAATGTCTTTTCAGCctcctactttttttttttttgcaggaggtgCTAGTCTTATTGGAGATTGGGCTGTTCGTAGATCACTAGCTCCATGCGTTGATAAGATTCTTGACATGGATGGAAGTCAGATGCAGGGGGTGTTAGCAAATATGTAAGTCTTATAACCAACCTCCTTTTCTTATTAGTCGTGTCTTTTTTGGTTTCTTACAATATGCAGAATAGATTGATGTCACTGGTACCTAGCAGGGGTTCTAACCTAAGACCTTCCAGTTCCAGTTGCCTGTTCCTTGGGGACCATAAGAGTGTGATTCTAGTTTAAGTTTAGAGCAAAATTATTGACTGAACTGTGCTTATTGCAATCAGAGAAAACCTAGTGATTCCAGGTCTAAAGTAGCCCTTTAACCTTCAAAGGTATCCATACTTAGGTTTCAGCTGCCAGTAACATTGTGATACGTTTATTCGCTTAAGTTAACTGACTTTGAGTTCACTGTTAAAATCCTCCAATTTAAATAGCTTTATGTCTTCTTCAGTTGAACATTACATGGGTTGGCTATATTACTCTATATATTTTCATAGGTAAATGTTCATAATTCACAAAAGAAACATCTGTCTAGAAATGTCAGATTTCTTTTTCTACTCCTATCTACTGAGGGCGAGctttggcgcaacggtaaacgcacgggttcgagtcttaggagcggcctcttgccaaaaaagaaatttggcaggggaaggcttgcccccaatatacccttgtggtgggacttcccggaccctcgcttagcggggacgcgtagtgcaccgggccgcccttatCTACTGTGGTTTTTctaattatcttttatattttagtttCTTTTATATACTTCCTTCCAGTCATGTCTTTTGCCTGCACTTTCATTAATTTGAACATAAAAATAGTCTTCTCTGTTTGTACTTTTATGTCTCTAATATTTCTTTTTCCATCCCATAAGTTTTTTCTTTCTCCAAATGCATAGGAAATTTATTATGCAATGATGCATTGTTTTTCAATGATAGCATTCTGAACAAATACCAGAATGATCCTTGGATAATGCAACGTCTATACAAACGTTTCTATTCAGAGAAAGTTTATGATGATACAACCGCAGACAAACCATTATTAAGGTGGCGTTATCGAAATCACTATGGGGATAATGGTGCTCCTAGTCAAGGGACACATGACGATGACTCACAAGGTTATACACATGTGAGCTCCCACAGTGCTTCTGATGGCAACAAGGCACACATCAAAGGCAACAAAGTTTCAGTAAGTGACTGACTAAACTTTTAAGAGCAAATATATGTGTGATCACTTATAATGGCCATCATTACGAAATTAAGAATGAATGCAGGAAAGATACTTGCTGcacaaacatgcccttaatataTGCTgataagaaatgtataacttaAGCTCATTTTGGTTAAGATTGATTTAAGTTCTTtcatttaaaaatgtttttgtaTGTGCTAGCTATTTATTCTCATTATGTAGGCTATCCACTTGGCTAGATAtgtattgaatgaaaaattggTAACTAtttcgaaagaaaaaaaaaagcactTATTCAACAAGCCTGACCTGCTAATTTCTGACCTAACCATTTTGAATTATCCGTGTGGATCCATCTATCTGCTACTTCATAGCTTTAAACATTTTGTATGATCTGGaccaaaattaacaaataaaacaaatacTCCTCCATCCAAAATTAATAGACCACTTTCAGCCTTCactttgtttaaaaaaatatgagtgagatagttaaaaaaaaatcaaatttttacaTAATTTCCTATTTTATCCTTACTTAACTTGCTAACATGAGTGGATGAATATTGAATTATTacaattttcaataaaatttgtgTTAGTATTGGTAGAagatttataatttcaagttaaTTTGATATCCTATGTTGCTTTCTACACATAAATAAGGGGCATATTAGCAAGATTAGGGAAgaactaaattttaaaaaaggaaaaattgtcTATAACTTGGGACAGACTAAAATGGCAAAGTAGTCTATCAATATCGGATGTAGGAAGTATAATTACATGACACAGAAAGTGATATCTAGATGAAAATGATTGGTTTCAATTTCTTGACAGAGCTGATTCCTTATCTCGCTAAAAATCCTGTAACTAGTCAGCAGCATACTAGCACAGCAATTTAGGCTGGTGGCATGTTTTGTGTGACAAAGCAGTCTGGTCTCCGATAGATGTAGGTGCATGATCATTTTGGATGAATCAATTTCCTTGCTTGTTTGAATATTGTTTATACAGAACAGATCCAATAGCATCATTAGCATCGCTAGATATGGGCACAGATGAGTCTATAGAAGCATATTCGGAAGCACCCACGTCCCACTGGACAGAGAATCTAGATTTTTCAATTCATCCCCTAGGTAATGATGCCCACTGGAACGGGGGCGGCGGAGCCAGCCCAGAGATCGGGGGGCTCCACCCCCCGGCCGCCGGCTTCACCCTTGAGTAAAATGTGTCCGGTAGTTCATAGACCCCcctaattttagtatattaatGCGTGTTTGTAGTGATATAATAGAATGTTGAGATGGTTGAGTTGGTTaagagattttttttgttataaaagGTCATGGGTTCAAACCCCTTGAGTCTcatttttttgcttttatttatcctaattgattttttcCCTACAACTCTTTTAAAGTTTTTTTGTCCAAATGTAAATTTTATCATGATGGATGCTAAAAAAATTTCTCAGCCCTGACAGGCTGGAGTGTAAAAAATTACCACAAACTACGTAACTAAAATTAGCTTCCCCAAGTCTCaaatcctggctccgccactgcatTGGAAGAAGGCGAGAATCGATTTGTTGTGCCTTTCTCTAGATATTTCCAGGACTCTGGTGTTAGACTTGCAATGCATTAGTTGCTTACCATGACTAGGAAAGTCGACGTTAACAGTTGCCATGGTATCAGAATTGCTCTTTGCGAACCTTTCAGTTGTGAAGATTGCATACATGAAATGTTTCATTTTGAATATTGAAATAGCTTTTGAATGTCTAATTCATGTGTTATTGGTTTTAGGTGAACCCTGGTGCTGATGTGATGGAAGATCCCCTAGATAGCATTTTCGGATCCAGTGCACCAGAGAAAAAAATCTTCCAGCCCATTGGCTCTACCCCAACTTCTAGAGCACATAACCGCAGCCACAGAAGATCTCACCGTAGGCGTCGGAGGATGCATCTTGAATCTCTTGCCATGAAACATGCACAGCTGCAGTAAGTTTAAACTTGATTACTTGCCAAATAATATTTTTCCTATTTGGTAAATAGGTATTGTAAGTAagaattgttatatttttttagtgaaaTTAAGAAATTGTTATGTTTCTTTAGTGAATCCGATTAATCAGTTTGAGGTTGGTCAGACATTCTATAAGTCTTTATTTTATGTTGAGATTTGAACTCAAGGCCTATAAACTTAAGTGATCTGAGTTCCTTTCAACTTAAACCAATCTTAATTGATGATTGTTATGGTTATTAACAACTTAATATTCACTACtattttaacataattttataatttgtagTATAAAGACAAAATTATCTTGGGGTTTGATTTAAGCAATAGTATCTTTAGCTTCGAATAAAGTATCGTCGTCAGTATAAGAtagattttttttgtgtttttggtaattagttccgattttttttgtaaaacataaccccaaattgagaatttttttttaccccgtatttgaagcaaccgtaaaaaagttTCCTCGGATTcatatcacgccaaagatctgattatcatactccaTGAGCGTTGtagattttgtatttcacgtgtttcttcaattgcagtctatgtcagcaatttgaggttgtgttttacaattggacaagtttaaggggtaagttgttacaattgaaagttggagggggcagttgcaacatttggacaagtttaggggttatttgtgtactAGGCCTAAAAAAATCGTTCATTTAGTGGTATAGGACAATCAGATTTTATGATCAAGTAACCTCTTTTGTAGTTGAAAAGCTAAGATCTGctgaataataaaaataagggtaattaatttattagtccttgtattttgataaaacacactgtttagtccttgtatttttaaaaacacatggtaaggtccctaacctttttctcagtgaactgtttagtccttccgcctgtttgttagattttttaccatttatgacttcggaaatgactaaattatcctttactatttaccttcaaactttagaagaggaaatccaatttagaagaagaagaagctatttgtatggaaaacaagaaaaagaacagatttaatgcttacgaatttgaacgattaagaagaaaatcaagaagaagaacactcaaagttgatttcagatgtattagagtttaaaggaaaggaaaataaaggaaaagaagaatgcaaatccaaattgactaacaaaatcttcatgagggtctaacggcagggactaaacagttcatcgagaaaaacgttagggactaaacagttcatcgagaaaaaggttagggattttatcatgtgtttttgaaaatatagggactaaacagtgtgttttgtcaaaatatagggactagtaaattaattaccctaaaaataaTGTTAACTAGAAGGGTTAAATAATGggtagaaaaaaaatataaaaataaaacaaaataataatggGTAGAAAAAACCATGTAAAGTTGTTATCAAGAATCCAACTTTAACTGGTCAACAAATAAAATAGATTATGAAATAGGGTAAGACAGTAATTTAGAGAAACAGATAAGTTACAAAATAGGTTTAAAAGTTTTTAAGGATCAATGTAGGTTtaatttgtacaaaaaaaaaaatatcaattttggtGAAAATTCTGTTATATTAAAGGCTTAATAGGCACTCAAttccctaaacttgtaacttttttcaccCCTTTAACTTatgggacaacctctcaaccccctcaactttccaaaaacatcacatacaaccttTTACAttcctatgttcggtcaaaatattgactcgTGTAGAAAACTCGCTTGACTATTGACCACACAAATGCCACGTGtcacttttttattaaatttttccaagtgatttcACCTCGACGACCATTACCGCCAACCTCAGCACCTCGATAAGGCTGCGACGACAAACAGCGACAACACCTCGCATGCAAtaatcacttggaaaaatttaataaaaaaatgacacgtggcattggtgtggtcaacagtcaagcacgttttctacacgggtcaatattttgccgaacataggggtgtaaggggttgtatgtgatgtttttgcaAAGTTGatggggttgagaggttgtcctcTAAGTTGAGGGGAtgaggtgaaaaaaagttacaagtttagggggttggtTGTCTATTAAACCTATATTAAATCATGTTTTATTGTATATGGAGAGAGAAATTagaatttaaatgaataatataaATGACGTATCACGTTTCGTTGTCGAAACCTAAATCGGtactattttgtaaacgttaagagggtgtttgttttagcttttcggaggagcgtttagcgtttcactccaaaccgcaggaaatatagcgtttggttaggtttttataaccgcagcgtttagcattttctctggaaactgcagcgttttggagcgtttcacgaaaagctcatatttggagcttttcataaacagctgtttgtagttggttgttattgacagaattatctttcttatttccacaaaatatttttattctttaacattatttatatttctacaacataattaccggaagaataaagttttgttgcgttcaataaattttttattttttatatagattatttttattaatttgtgtaacacattttttattttataataggataaagtgcaaaaatacccccaacatttatagttaggagc encodes:
- the LOC136219720 gene encoding uncharacterized protein, which translates into the protein MSAAVLELIQLVKTREVKLTPQEANVIAACESKAIRDYATSFLVSFTVLPVVLKATWKMGLFSTFCLSGGGASLIGDWAVRRSLAPCVDKILDMDGSQMQGVLANIILNKYQNDPWIMQRLYKRFYSEKVYDDTTADKPLLRWRYRNHYGDNGAPSQGTHDDDSQGYTHVSSHSASDGNKAHIKGNKVSVNPGADVMEDPLDSIFGSSAPEKKIFQPIGSTPTSRAHNRSHRRSHRRRRRMHLESLAMKHAQLQ